The following coding sequences lie in one Pungitius pungitius chromosome 18, fPunPun2.1, whole genome shotgun sequence genomic window:
- the bhmt gene encoding betaine--homocysteine S-methyltransferase 1, which produces MAPGAKKGILACLDAGEVVIGDGGFVFALEKRGYVKAGPWTPEAAAEHPEAVRQLHREFLRAGSDVMQTFTFYASDDKLENRGHTQRFTGQQINEAACDLAREVADEGGALVAGGVSQTPAYLSCKSEGDVKAIFKKQIDVFVQKNVDFLIAEVWQIEVEEAEWAVQVLKSTGKPVAASLCIGPEGDLNGVSPGDCAVRLVKAGAHIVGVNCHFDPETCVKTVKMMKEAVERAELKAHYMSQPLAYHTPDCNCQGFIDLPEFPFGLEPRVLTRWDMQKYAREAYQAGVRYIGGCCGFEPYHIRALAEELAPQRGGLPAASDKHGAWGAGLEMHTKPWVRARARRDYWENLKPASGRPLCPSMATPDGWGVTKGHADLMQQKEATSQDQLKALFDKANKNQ; this is translated from the exons ATGGCGCCAGGCGCAAAGAAG GGTATTTTGGCGTGCCTGGACGCGGGGGAGGTCGTCATCGGCGACGGAGGCTTCGTCTTCGCCCTGGAGAAGAGGGGTTACGTGAAGGCGGGGCCGTGGACCCCGGAGGCCGCGGCCGAGCACCCAGAAGCAG TGCGGCAGCTGCACCGAGAGTTCCTGAGGGCGGGCTCCGACGTCATGCAGACGTTCACTTTCTACGCCAGCGACGACAAACTGGAGAACAGGGGCCACACTCAGCGCTTCACT GGGCAGCAGATCAACGAGGCAGCTTGTGACCTGGCCAGGGAGGTGGCCGACGAAGGTGGTGCTCTGGTGGCGGGGGGAGTCTCTCAGACCCCGGCCTACCTCAGCTGCAAGAGCGAGGGCGACGTGAAGGCCATCTTCAAGAAACAGATCGACGTCTTCGTCCAGAAGAACGTGGACTTCTTGATTGCTGAGGTATGGCAAAT cgaggtggaggaggcggagtgGGCCGTGCAGGTTTTGAAGAGCACCGGGAAGCCCGTGGCCGCATCCCTGTGCATCGGACCCGAGGGGGACCTGAACGGAGTCAGCCCCGGGGACTGTGCGGTCCGACTCGTCAAAGCTG GAGCTCACATCGTGGGCGTCAACTGCCACTTTGACCCGGAGACCTGCGTGAAGACAGTGAAGATGATGAAGGAGGCGGTGGAGAGAGCCGAGCTGAAGGCTCACTACATGAGCCAGCCGCTGGCGTACCACACTCCCGACTGCAACTGCCAGGGTTTCATCGACCTGCCGGAGTTCCCTTTCG GTCTGGAGCCGCGGGTCCTGACCAGGTGGGACATGCAGAAGTACGCCCGCGAGGCCTACCAAGCTGGCGTCCGCTACATCGGGGGCTGCTGTGGGTTCGAGCCCTACCACATCCGCGCCCTGGCCGAGGAGCTGGCCCCGCAGAGGGGCGGCCTGCCCGCCGCCTCCGACAAGCACGGCGCGTGGGGCGCCGGCCTGGAGATGCACACGAAGCCTTGGGTCAGAGCCAG GGCCCGCCGCGACTACTGGGAGAATCTGAAGCCCGCGTCCGGCCGCCCCCTCTGCCCTTCCATGGCCACGCCCGACGGCTGGGGGGTCACCAAAGGTCACGCCGACCTgatgcagcagaaggaggccaCCTCTCAGGACCAGCTGAAGGCTCTCTTTGACAAGGCCAACAAAAACCAGTGA
- the jmy gene encoding junction-mediating and -regulatory protein produces the protein MSFTMEDNLESEWVSVRPRVFDEKERHKFVFIVAWNVVEGKFAITCHNRTVQRRTTLLLDPLVDDDGAAAASLPPPGPSAAERHAAGPKEEVCAAGKVGPHSPLKGKTAVRDRNALKPCGSEASERVSPTLASWDVVTPKAIDIEILDPVDVLPSPEDGDSSGREDFSWAGLFSFQDLRAAHLQLCAVNSDLEPCLPPFPEEQSGVWSVLFGAPEVSQRETDALCYQLQVYLGHALDTCGWKILSEVLFSESEDTEEYYESLSELRQKGYEDALGRAKRGMQEVLDKHKATDSMVELLQVYPEEDEAYGELLEATTQLYHYLLQPFRDMRELAMLRRQQIKISLETERLGPRRVEGLRKEDEEWQRKAHAAVLSIQDLTVKFFETTTRAQKALHERMRADQKRFGKSAWAAAVERMERLQYAVSKETLQLMRAKEICLEQRKHGLKEEMQSLQAGEDAMLRVDQLEERYYELQLQLYDVQAEVLRCEELLLSAQLQSLRRQMTERQDEVVYYDAFESPDAMKGGEGPATPPPPLREEDLGVLQQRTRQLEARRGRITAKKVYLKNKKEICIVNHNQKIQQRRGSLVSLQTPQQGGGAEEDNDEAQSSARVSQERQRTLDRLRSLKLRYPGQVTLKSSRLRLSQPPGRRRAGQQHATHSAGVQTDLPELSAPPPAGACSCDGVSLPTIQLDDLDSSPPFLSLPALSLNAAAPHPPPPLPPPPPPPPPPPSEDQQQGGGGENSPRPVRRPQCESDPLPLAAFSPRFFDSSQLQTARKKLKKTASLDSSQWRRASSPMDEVLASLKRGCFHLRKAELRVLAPDPDDDADNILAQIRQGVRLKKVRTRPEQQRSARSFTHSADALTRSIHEALRRIKEASPESESEDEGLPCTDWEN, from the exons ATGTCATTCACGATGGAGGACAACTTGGAGTCCGAGTGGGTCTCCGTCCGACCGAGAGTCTTCGACGAAAAGGAACGGCACAAATTTGTCTTCATCGTGGCCTGGAACGTCGTCGAGGGAAAGTTCGCCATAACCTGCCACAACAGAACCGTCCAGAGGCGGACTACTTTGCTCCTGGACCCGCTCGTCGACGAcgacggcgccgccgccgcttcgcTCCCTCCGCCGGGCCCCTCCGCGGCGGAAAGACACGCGGCAGGTCCGAAAGAAGAAGTCTGCGCAGCGGGTAAAGTTGGACCACACTCTCCCCTCAAAGGAAAGACCGCTGTCCGGGACAGAAATGCCCTGAAGCCCTGTGGTTCGGAGGCATCCGAACGCGTCAGCCCCACGCTGGCGTCCTGGGACGTCGTGACGCCGAAAGCGATCGACATCGAGATCCTGGACCCCGTGGACGTCCTGCCCTCCCCGGAGGACGGGGACAGCAGCGGCCGCGAGGACTTCAGCTGGGCCGGGCTGTTCTCCTTCCAGGACCTGAGGGCGGCCCACCTCCAGCTGTGCGCCGTCAACTCGGACCTGGAGCCGTGTCTGCCCCCCTTCCCCGAGGAGCAGTCCGGCGTGTGGTCGGTGCTCTTCGGCGCCCCCGAGGTGTCCCAGCGGGAGACGGACGCCCTGTGCTACCAGCTGCAGGTGTACCTGGGTCACGCCCTGGACACCTGCGGGTGGAAGATCCTCTCGGAGGTGCTCTTCTCCGAGAGCGAGGACACGGAGGAGTACTACGAGAGCCTGAGCGAGCTGAGGCAGAAGGGCTACGAGGATGCCCTGGGGAGGGCCAAGCGAGGCATGCAAGAG GTGTTGGACAAACACAAAGCCACGGACAGcatggtggagctgctgcaggtgtaccccgaggaggacgaggcgtacggggagctgctggaggcgaCCACTCAGCTCTACCACTACCTGCTGCAGCCTTTCAGGGACATGAGGGAGCTGGCAATGCTGCGGCGACAGCAGATTAAG atcTCCCTGGAGACGGAGCGCCTGGGTCCCCGTCGCGTGGAGGGCCTGaggaaggaggacgaggagtGGCAGAGGAAGGCGCACGCCGCCGTCCTCTCCATTCAAGACCTGACCGTCAAGTTCTTTGAAACCACGACGCGGGCGCAGAAAG CTTTGCACGAGCGGATGCGCGCCGACCAGAAGCGGTTCGGGAAGTCGGCGTGGGCGGCAGCGGTGGAGCGCATGGAGCGGCTGCAGTACGCCGTTTCCAAGGAAACGCTGCAGCTGATGAGGGCCAAGGAGATCTGCCTGGAGCAGAGGAAGCACGGCCTGAAGGAGGAG ATGCAGAGCCTGCAGGCCGGCGAGGACGCCATGCTGCGCGtggaccagctggaggagcgctactacgagctgcagctgcagctgtacGACGTCCAGGCGGAGGTGCTGCGctgcgaggagctgctgctcagcgCCCAGCTGCAGAGTCTCCGCAGGCAGATGACGG AGCGCCAGGATGAGGTCGTGTACTACGACGCCTTCGAGAGCCCCGACGCCATGAAGGGGGGAGAAGGTCCcgccaccccgcccccccccctcagagaagAAGACCTCGgcgtcctgcagcagaggaCGCGGCAGCTGGAGGCCCGCAGGGGCCGCATCACCGCCAAGAAAGTCTACCTCAAGAACAAGAAG GAAATCTGTATCGTCAATCACAACCAAAAGATCCAGCAGCGCCGAGGGAGCCTCGTGTCCCTCCAGACCCCCCAGCAG GGAGGCGGAGCCGAGGAGGACAACGACGAAGCCCAGAGCAGCGCCAGGGTGAgtcaggagaggcagaggactCTGGACCGACTCCGCAGCCTCAAGCTG CGCTACCCCGGTCAGGTGACCCTGAAGTCCAGCCGGCTGCGTCTGAGTCAGCCGCCCGGCCGCAGGAGGGCCGGTCAGCAGCACGCCACCCACTCGGCCGGCGTTCAGACCGACCTGCCGGAGctctccgcccccccgccgGCCGGCGCCTGCAGCTGCGACGGCGTCTCTTTACCCACAATTCAGCTGGACGACCTCGACTCTTCGCCCCCTTTCCTCTCGCTGCCTGCGCTCTCGCTGAATGCCGCTGCTCCTCATCCACCGCCGCCActtccccccccgcctcctcctcctccacctcctccctcagaggaccagcagcagggggggggcggggagaacAGTCCCCGTCCGGTGCGGCGCCCCCAATGCGAGTCCGACCCGCTGCCCCTGGCTGCGTTCTCCCCTCGGTTCTTCGACAGCAGCCAGCTGCAGACGGCGAggaagaagctgaagaagacGGCGTCGCTGGACTCGTCGCAGTGGAGGagag CGAGCTCCCCGATGGACGAGGTGCTGGCGTCGCTGAAGCGCGGCTGCTTCCACCTGAGGAAGGCGGAGCTACGGGTCCTGGCCCCCGACCCGGACGACGACGCCGACAACATCCTGGCCCAGATCCGGCAGGGCGTGCGGCTGAAAAAGGTTCGGACCCGGCCGGAGCAGCAGCGCAGCGCCAGGAGCTTCACGCACTCGGCCGACGCGCTGACCCGCAGCATCCACGAGGCCCTGCGGAGGATCAAGGAGGCGTCGCCCGAGTCCGAGTCGGAGGACGAGGGCCTCCCCTGCACCGACTGGGAGAACTAG
- the LOC119226710 gene encoding homer protein homolog 1: MGEQPIFSTRAHVFQIDPNTKKNWVPTSKHAVTVSYFYDNTRNVYRIISLDGTKAIINSTITPNMTFTKTSQKFGQWADSRANTVYGLGFSSESNLAKFAEKFAEFKEAARSAKEKSQEKMELTSSPSQESAPGDLLSPLTPESVNGTEDERVRPGTPQHAEPRAEPSQNALLFSHSSSNINKHWEAELEALKGNNAKLTAALLESTANVKQWKQQLAAYQEEAERLHKRVTELECVSGQTTVIKSQKTELNQTIEELESALRAKEEELEGLKAEVESTNDFRSQKDFLTQKLQHTESMNQALEARLSDLERRLQSNQQQREAFRRSLRQLLELLDGKLFELTELRDALGRIIESS; encoded by the exons ATGGG GGAGCAGCCCATCTTCAGCACCCGGGCCCACGTCTTCCAGATCGACCCGAACACCAAGAAGAACTGGGTCCCCACCAGCAAACACGCCGTCACCGTCTCCTACTTCTACGACAACACCAGGAATGTGTATCGCATCATCAGCCTCGACGGaaccaag GCCATCATCAACAGCACCATCACCCCCAACATGACCTTCACCAAGACGTCGCAGAAGTTCGGCCAGTGGGCCGACAGCCGGGCCAACACCGTCTACGGCCTCGGCTTCTCCTCCGAGAGCAACCTGGCCAAG TTTGCAGAAAAGTTTGCAGAGTTCAAGGAGGCCGCACGGTCAGCGAAGGAGAAGTctcaggagaagatggagctcACCAGCTCTCCGTCTCAG GAGTCGGCTCCAGGTGATCTGCtgtcacctttgaccccggAGAGCGTCAACGGCACAGAGGATGAGAGGGTCCGACCGGGCACACCTCAGCACGCAGAGCCCAGAGCCGAGccttcccagaatgcactgctcTTCTCACACAG TTCCTCCAACATTAACAAGCACTGGGAGGCGGAGCTTGAGGCCCTGAAGGGGAACAACGCCAAGCTGACGGCGGCGCTGCTCGAGTCCACGGCCAACGTCAAGCAGTGGAAGCAGCAGCTGGCGGCCTAtcaggaggaggcggagaggcTTCACAAACGG GTGACGGAGCTGGAGTGCGTCAGCGGCCAAACCACAGTGATCAAGTCCCAGAAGACGGAGCTCAACCAGACCATCGAGGAGCTGGAGTCGGCCCTCAGGGCCAAAGAGGAG GAGCTGGAGGGACTTAAGGCGGAGGTGGAGAGCACCAACGACTTCCGCTCTCAGAAGGACTTCCTGACTCAGAAGCTACAG cACACGGAGTCGATGAACCAGGCGCTGGAGGCCCGGCTGAGCGACCTGGAGCGCCGGCTGCAgagcaaccagcagcagcgggagGCGTTCCGCCGCAGCCTCCgtcagctgctggagctgctggacggGAAGCTGTTCGAGCTGACGGAGCTGCGCGACGCGCTGGGGAGGATCATCGAGAGCAGCTAG